The Pseudonocardia broussonetiae DNA segment GGGTCGGTGGCCAGGTGCGCGCCGATCGGGCCGAGCTCCTCGAGCACCTCCTCGGTGCGGGTGACCAGCACCGCGCCCTCGCGCACCAGCCGGTGGCTCCCCGCCGACATCGCGGACGTCACCGGCCCCGGCACGGCCAGCACCGGACGCCCGAGCGTGGCCGCGTCGCTCGCCGTGCGGGTGGCCCCGCTGCGCAGCCCGGCCTCCACGACGACCGTGCCCGCCGACAGGCCGGCGATCAGGCGGTTGCGGACCAGGAAGCGGTGCCGGGCGGGCACGCTGCCGGGTGGGTACTCGCTGACCACCAGCCCGGTGGCCGTGATGCGGGCGAGCAGGGCCTGGTGCGCCAGCGGGTAGGCGCGGTCGGCGCCGCAGGCCAGCACCGCGACCGTCGGCCCCTCGACGCCGAGCGCGCCGCGGTGGGCCGCCCCGTCGATCCCGATGGCCGCCCCGGAGACCACGGTGTGCCCGCGGTCGGCGAGACCGGCCCCGAGCTCGGCGGCCACGTGCAGCCCGTAGCCCGTGGCGGCCCGCGACCCCACGACGCCGACCGCCCGCTCGCACCGCGCGGCGAGCCTCCCGGGCCCCCGCACCCACAGCGCCACGGGCGGCGCGAGCTCGGCGACCCCGCAGGCCGCGAGTGCGGCGAGCGGCTCGTGCGGCCAGTCGGGGTGCTCGGGCCCGATGATCCGGACCC contains these protein-coding regions:
- the dprA gene encoding DNA-processing protein DprA, whose product is MNDELLRAWARLSRVAEPPAPGLAALVAEVGAVRAVDRVRRGEVSERVAAETSARRGVERADADLAAASVAGVRIIGPEHPDWPHEPLAALAACGVAELAPPVALWVRGPGRLAARCERAVGVVGSRAATGYGLHVAAELGAGLADRGHTVVSGAAIGIDGAAHRGALGVEGPTVAVLACGADRAYPLAHQALLARITATGLVVSEYPPGSVPARHRFLVRNRLIAGLSAGTVVVEAGLRSGATRTASDAATLGRPVLAVPGPVTSAMSAGSHRLVREGAVLVTRTEEVLEELGPIGAHLATDPPAVRRATDALDTVGRLVHDALPARGAREIGWLAKEAGVPVGAVRVALVDLERRGLVDHHAGRWQLRPEEVRAGGGGTRGWGA